The Dethiosulfovibrio faecalis genome has a segment encoding these proteins:
- a CDS encoding tetratricopeptide repeat protein, protein MRGLVKRSLTMAVLISLCLGSRSFGEVDHLRERALNLYRVMDYRGALTLFLRVAEANPEEGAVWDYAGWCHRYQGDWEKALACFDRALPLLPGEAGAWVAVGMGETYLGAADYDKARSSFSEAINRAPEDEELLLRSLRGIVWSCAFSGDDRGFEKALNAISELNGDMARAVRNDLSTVLERVKKEKKTVREQESKPKPVKKAPPKKASVESAPDPADRAKSSFPDRLACDFSPGSPIAKELAELSKRGGRSKRSDGFDAKGLIYYGITPPDDWSGDGWIPRKPAVSVVVDEFEDKVLRVSVTGIYGVREDPVSTGMTLFDEAMEGIKPFYGDPAYIKKEGVSMEALWHVSHGRMGRLGVEVMLDGSVKVQLAVTDRVIFGRFLIHSQKNN, encoded by the coding sequence ATGAGGGGGCTCGTCAAACGCTCCCTGACCATGGCGGTTCTCATCTCCCTCTGTCTGGGGAGCCGTTCTTTCGGAGAGGTAGACCATCTGAGAGAGAGGGCTCTGAACCTTTACAGAGTTATGGACTACAGAGGAGCTCTGACCCTTTTTTTGAGGGTGGCCGAAGCGAATCCCGAAGAGGGGGCTGTGTGGGATTATGCCGGTTGGTGTCATAGGTACCAGGGAGATTGGGAAAAGGCCCTGGCCTGTTTCGATCGGGCCCTTCCTCTGCTTCCGGGAGAGGCCGGCGCCTGGGTGGCGGTTGGAATGGGGGAGACCTATCTCGGGGCGGCGGATTACGATAAAGCCCGTAGTTCCTTCTCCGAGGCCATAAACAGGGCTCCCGAAGACGAGGAGCTTTTACTCCGTTCTCTTCGAGGAATCGTGTGGTCCTGTGCCTTTTCCGGAGACGATCGAGGGTTCGAAAAGGCTCTTAACGCCATCTCTGAGCTGAACGGCGATATGGCTCGGGCCGTAAGGAACGATCTTTCTACGGTTCTGGAACGGGTAAAAAAGGAGAAAAAGACGGTGCGGGAGCAGGAATCCAAGCCTAAGCCCGTCAAGAAGGCTCCGCCGAAGAAAGCTTCGGTTGAAAGCGCTCCCGATCCGGCGGATCGGGCCAAGTCGTCCTTTCCGGATCGGCTGGCGTGCGATTTTTCCCCCGGCAGTCCGATAGCCAAGGAGTTGGCGGAGCTCTCCAAAAGAGGGGGAAGATCCAAGCGGTCCGACGGCTTCGACGCGAAAGGTCTTATCTATTACGGGATAACCCCTCCCGACGATTGGTCCGGCGATGGATGGATTCCTAGAAAACCTGCCGTTTCGGTCGTCGTGGACGAGTTCGAGGACAAGGTGCTGAGGGTCTCCGTGACGGGGATCTACGGCGTTCGGGAAGATCCCGTATCCACTGGTATGACCTTGTTCGACGAGGCGATGGAAGGGATAAAGCCTTTTTACGGCGATCCCGCTTATATAAAAAAAGAGGGAGTTTCGATGGAGGCCCTCTGGCACGTCTCCCATGGCAGAATGGGTCGACTGGGAGTCGAGGTCATGTTGGACGGAAGCGTGAAGGTTCAGTTGGCGGTAACCGATAGGGTCATTTTCGGTCGTTTTCTTATACATAGCCAAAAAAACAATTAA
- a CDS encoding CHAT domain-containing tetratricopeptide repeat protein, which yields MSMVLVAGLLMGTAAMASSGGDLKKKGISLYQKQEFAKAAQIFGSASKAYEKGKDMANAADCSYNRGLCLGKVDGVDLLDQAKAYERAGVLYGKAGRGDKQLNAFIAGAQVYLRKGDLAKAEAIYADAEPLAEKLKKTLFQGLALEGLGKVAMTRGQIGRATELFQKAVPLVKGSVSASVRVGLQIAACIQKNGDFKGAMAICDEAIVKAAPLKKDKKTEALGRILLFSSYSQRANALNQLGCYEESQKTYSRALEEVEKLSSFDDRQRLMVDANVVVAQGELGNVRFAAETLKSVEQRAVENGWATLEFMALQARGRLLRVDGDYRGAYDCYFRSRNLAKEKGLKNGYLQAVTNIADLYYAMGMWDESKDSYREAIIGSLEQGDMEIFLIASLGFNRVARGEDLGLSGKVDYRSLVGVPWQGLTMPEGRLKKDRFFSPYWKALDKNSELWFRPSSILRSDRTVEAVSRMLGWNRTGGIARFAVADGVFRLAESRLSVLEKLEQGIRGLKGEGCKVPVQFWIALRRGAGERLLSGAVGPMVIRTEGLMLEGDEPESKYENESSKELAGSLEVVAHIPSYLGMDKKAEASLVKDLSEGRSMPSSVRSGLASYHGARAKKQSEKPEVKKGMDEAVLDLVRSITGKKISSSDLGTDTGSLSSFMICQIKGAELMVDQVARWNDIATRAALLKELGVRIGPVSSMEEFLEKFPPALDKGRKRLDSLKDDLEKLASLGSFLARMEIRRERKLCRETLKAHGGLSFDNRQAMDLLIRKMGLSLGDPSGAATALDNLKEEYGFVARTATGTIPNPDLAWRSTVLSAKARFEKGDRAGGLSLLRDAISVIESISPAEGTESRATADRLEAYTLTIDSSYRRWQETKSDEDMEEVWRALESMKSRQWRELLSTTGMGFLNRLSPEERDVYRDLKGEVTTLEGGIKLAYSKGDLGTMVDYASALQSKRKELDEFMSGHTVVGSVEVPTTGQIQDLVPSDWAVADYYISPEISFAFVIRKGRPVALVPLELDYSLFFAYVTTMRRDKAEEFSLMRTNDSQRIFGLNGRDLERWLLAPLRAHLGKVKNILVIPHDVLFLYPYETMVAKDGSENRYLLDLGWNFAEIPSASLIVHGSYGERSCSDSAAVVANPKYLYFGGARKEEKIKLKEVLSDAESPIDAAVRLRAGPCMTPLDGTQEEANHLSSIWKEAGRDVACLVGENASEFAMASADIGSYGYVHFACHGYDRHSIPFLQPGLALSPASDRENDSFAQMGELAAINWRSRLVVLSACDTGLGDLYVGDGMIGLNSVFLSGGVQGVVVSRWLVPDAVAPVIMRGMYSAISKGVSPAEALNGSKRQVLEGGEQPTGWAVLKYVGIPWEIESK from the coding sequence ATGTCGATGGTCTTGGTGGCCGGTCTCCTTATGGGGACCGCCGCCATGGCCTCCTCCGGGGGCGACCTGAAGAAAAAGGGAATCTCCCTCTATCAGAAACAGGAATTCGCCAAGGCGGCCCAGATCTTCGGCTCGGCGTCCAAAGCCTACGAAAAGGGCAAGGACATGGCCAACGCCGCCGATTGCTCATATAACCGTGGGCTCTGTCTCGGAAAGGTAGATGGCGTGGATCTTCTGGATCAGGCCAAGGCTTACGAGAGGGCCGGAGTCCTCTACGGGAAGGCAGGACGGGGCGATAAGCAGCTTAACGCCTTTATAGCGGGGGCACAGGTCTATCTGAGGAAGGGAGATCTGGCGAAGGCCGAGGCAATCTACGCCGATGCCGAGCCTCTGGCTGAAAAGCTTAAAAAAACTTTGTTCCAGGGGTTGGCCCTGGAGGGGTTGGGTAAGGTCGCCATGACCAGGGGCCAGATCGGCCGGGCAACGGAGCTTTTTCAAAAGGCCGTTCCTCTGGTTAAGGGCAGCGTTTCCGCCTCGGTAAGGGTGGGGCTCCAGATCGCCGCCTGTATCCAGAAAAACGGCGATTTCAAGGGTGCTATGGCGATATGCGATGAGGCCATAGTCAAAGCTGCGCCGTTGAAAAAAGACAAGAAAACCGAGGCTCTCGGAAGGATTCTGCTTTTCAGCTCTTATTCCCAGAGGGCAAACGCCCTGAACCAGCTGGGGTGTTATGAGGAGAGCCAGAAAACCTACTCCCGGGCTCTCGAGGAGGTCGAGAAACTGTCCAGCTTCGACGACAGACAGAGGCTAATGGTCGATGCCAACGTCGTAGTGGCTCAGGGAGAGTTGGGTAACGTTCGTTTTGCCGCCGAGACGCTGAAATCGGTGGAGCAGAGGGCCGTGGAGAACGGCTGGGCGACCCTGGAGTTTATGGCTCTTCAGGCTAGAGGCCGGTTGCTTCGAGTCGACGGAGATTACCGTGGTGCCTACGATTGTTACTTTAGAAGCAGAAACCTGGCGAAGGAGAAGGGCCTAAAAAACGGCTATCTCCAGGCCGTTACGAACATAGCCGATCTCTACTACGCCATGGGTATGTGGGACGAAAGCAAGGATTCCTACAGAGAGGCGATCATAGGTTCCCTGGAGCAAGGGGACATGGAGATCTTCCTCATAGCGTCCCTGGGGTTCAACAGGGTCGCCAGAGGCGAGGACCTGGGGCTTTCCGGGAAGGTGGATTATAGATCTCTGGTCGGGGTTCCCTGGCAGGGGCTTACCATGCCGGAAGGGCGGTTGAAAAAGGATCGTTTCTTTTCCCCCTATTGGAAGGCACTGGATAAAAATTCGGAGCTTTGGTTCAGGCCTTCGTCGATACTGAGATCGGACAGGACGGTGGAGGCTGTCTCTCGAATGCTGGGTTGGAACCGTACCGGTGGAATTGCCCGCTTTGCCGTGGCCGATGGGGTGTTCCGTCTTGCCGAGAGTCGGCTGTCCGTTTTGGAGAAGCTTGAACAAGGCATCAGGGGCCTCAAGGGCGAAGGCTGCAAGGTCCCGGTCCAGTTTTGGATCGCTCTCAGAAGAGGGGCTGGCGAGAGGCTTCTCTCGGGAGCGGTCGGTCCTATGGTTATCCGGACCGAGGGGCTGATGCTTGAGGGCGACGAGCCTGAATCCAAGTATGAAAACGAGAGCTCAAAAGAGCTGGCGGGATCTTTGGAGGTGGTCGCCCATATACCGTCCTATCTCGGAATGGACAAAAAGGCCGAGGCATCTTTGGTCAAGGATCTGTCCGAAGGGCGTTCGATGCCTTCCTCTGTGAGGTCGGGGCTGGCGTCGTATCACGGAGCCAGGGCCAAAAAGCAGTCGGAAAAGCCCGAGGTAAAAAAAGGGATGGACGAGGCCGTTCTCGATCTGGTCCGATCTATAACGGGAAAGAAGATCAGCTCTTCCGATCTGGGAACCGATACGGGGAGTCTGTCTTCATTTATGATCTGCCAGATAAAGGGAGCGGAGTTGATGGTGGATCAGGTGGCCCGATGGAACGATATCGCGACGAGGGCCGCCCTTCTCAAAGAGCTTGGAGTCCGGATCGGGCCTGTGTCGTCGATGGAGGAGTTTCTTGAAAAGTTTCCTCCTGCTCTAGATAAGGGAAGGAAACGCCTCGACTCTCTGAAGGACGATTTGGAAAAGCTGGCCTCCCTGGGAAGTTTTCTGGCCCGGATGGAGATCCGTAGAGAGAGGAAGCTATGCCGGGAGACACTGAAAGCGCATGGTGGCCTGTCTTTCGATAACCGTCAGGCTATGGATCTGCTCATCCGTAAAATGGGTCTCTCCCTGGGAGATCCATCGGGGGCCGCGACGGCTTTGGACAACCTGAAGGAAGAATATGGCTTTGTAGCGAGGACCGCCACAGGGACGATTCCCAACCCCGATCTGGCCTGGCGTTCGACGGTCCTCTCCGCCAAGGCCCGGTTCGAAAAGGGCGACAGAGCCGGTGGTCTGTCTCTTTTGAGGGATGCCATTTCGGTTATAGAGAGCATCTCCCCTGCGGAGGGGACCGAGTCCAGAGCTACCGCCGACAGGCTCGAGGCTTATACCTTGACGATAGATAGTTCCTATCGGCGATGGCAGGAGACTAAGAGCGATGAGGATATGGAGGAGGTCTGGAGGGCCCTCGAATCCATGAAGAGCCGTCAGTGGAGGGAGCTTCTTTCCACCACGGGAATGGGCTTCCTGAACAGGCTGTCTCCCGAGGAGAGGGACGTATATAGAGATCTCAAGGGAGAGGTGACTACCCTCGAGGGAGGCATCAAGCTGGCCTATTCGAAGGGCGATCTTGGCACCATGGTCGATTATGCCTCCGCACTTCAGTCGAAACGTAAGGAGCTCGACGAGTTCATGTCCGGCCATACGGTCGTGGGGTCCGTGGAGGTGCCAACGACGGGGCAGATCCAGGATCTGGTGCCTTCGGATTGGGCTGTGGCCGACTACTATATCTCGCCGGAGATATCCTTTGCCTTCGTGATCCGCAAGGGGCGGCCCGTGGCGTTGGTCCCCCTGGAGTTGGACTATAGTCTGTTCTTTGCCTACGTGACTACGATGAGAAGGGATAAGGCCGAGGAGTTCAGCCTGATGCGAACCAACGACTCTCAGAGAATTTTCGGCCTCAACGGCAGGGATCTCGAGAGATGGCTGTTAGCTCCCCTGAGGGCTCATCTGGGCAAGGTCAAGAATATTTTGGTTATCCCTCACGACGTGCTTTTCCTCTATCCCTACGAGACCATGGTGGCGAAGGATGGATCGGAAAATAGATATCTGCTGGATCTGGGCTGGAATTTTGCCGAGATTCCCAGCGCGTCTCTGATAGTTCATGGAAGCTACGGAGAGAGGTCTTGTTCCGATTCAGCCGCGGTGGTGGCCAATCCAAAATATCTCTACTTCGGAGGGGCGAGGAAAGAGGAAAAGATAAAGCTTAAAGAGGTCCTTTCAGATGCCGAGAGTCCTATAGATGCGGCTGTAAGGCTGAGGGCCGGTCCCTGTATGACTCCCCTGGATGGAACCCAAGAAGAGGCTAACCATTTAAGTTCGATCTGGAAGGAGGCCGGTCGCGATGTGGCTTGCCTGGTGGGCGAGAACGCCTCGGAGTTCGCCATGGCCTCTGCCGATATAGGTTCTTACGGCTACGTCCACTTTGCCTGTCACGGATACGACAGACACAGCATTCCCTTCCTTCAGCCCGGTCTCGCCCTGTCCCCTGCGTCTGACAGGGAAAACGACTCCTTCGCCCAGATGGGCGAGCTGGCCGCTATTAACTGGAGGTCGCGGCTGGTGGTGCTATCCGCCTGCGATACGGGGTTGGGAGATCTTTACGTCGGCGACGGCATGATAGGGCTGAACAGCGTGTTTCTGTCCGGTGGAGTACAGGGCGTCGTGGTGTCTCGGTGGCTCGTTCCCGATGCTGTCGCCCCAGTCATCATGAGAGGCATGTATTCTGCCATATCGAAGGGAGTCTCCCCGGCGGAGGCCCTGAATGGATCCAAGCGCCAGGTTCTCGAAGGAGGGGAGCAGCCCACCGGGTGGGCGGTCCTCAAATACGTGGGGATTCCCTGGGAGATAGAGTCGAAATGA
- a CDS encoding YbaY family lipoprotein encodes MNLKKTLAMVVGLTLLVVAVFFAAELYDHRSVLGTASYRERIALPDGCRLIVVLSEEKDGSRIPVASVSRILEGEQVPLPFELLYREKTISEGLIYSLSARIENGTGELLFVTKDPVPMPKDDGPVEIKLRSVR; translated from the coding sequence TTGAACTTGAAGAAAACCTTGGCGATGGTCGTCGGTTTAACGTTGCTGGTCGTGGCGGTCTTTTTCGCCGCGGAGCTTTACGATCACCGATCCGTCTTGGGGACGGCGTCTTACAGGGAGAGGATAGCCCTTCCCGATGGATGTCGTCTTATAGTGGTTCTATCGGAGGAAAAGGACGGATCCAGGATTCCCGTGGCGTCGGTGTCTCGAATTTTGGAGGGAGAACAGGTCCCTCTTCCCTTCGAGCTGCTTTACAGGGAAAAGACGATATCGGAGGGGTTGATCTATTCCCTATCCGCCAGAATAGAGAACGGCACGGGAGAGCTGTTGTTCGTCACGAAGGACCCGGTTCCCATGCCGAAAGACGACGGTCCTGTCGAGATAAAATTGAGATCGGTGAGATGA
- a CDS encoding tetratricopeptide repeat protein has product MKSLKKGLKLWLCGILILSATPLWAGVDELRERAQNLYRVQDYRGALTLFDRVLSEKPEDGTSLDFSAWCLRYLGDWKSAEARFDRALAVLPGEEGSWATVGLGETLLGSEAYARAIETFNGAIDLSPQDDELVLRCLKGIAWAQAFLGDRQGFDATVARIRSMDGSEADSLVEDTAQVLSDVEVASAQTKEDPAVEEESKDVIDRQAELAQEAEPKEKASKKAAIWGITLGVSAEEEIAKLESDGIVCYRGDGANQYGVEFSVFEFPDNPLPGFLMKNGEAVFAVEEYKGLVYRVSGLVTYEDTRAPLTWIYSQFAGMVDALSGKYGAPDMVRRYGISLEAAWLVDGYTVWMFASVGLDGSGSLQLSYIDGDVQAELLKDIQEQGENL; this is encoded by the coding sequence GTGAAATCTCTTAAAAAAGGGCTGAAACTGTGGCTCTGCGGCATTTTGATCTTAAGCGCGACTCCTCTTTGGGCCGGCGTCGATGAACTCAGGGAGAGGGCCCAGAATCTCTACAGGGTTCAGGATTACCGGGGGGCCCTGACCCTTTTCGACAGGGTGTTGTCGGAAAAACCGGAGGACGGAACGTCTTTGGATTTTTCGGCCTGGTGTCTCAGATATCTGGGAGACTGGAAAAGCGCCGAGGCCAGATTCGATAGGGCGCTGGCCGTCTTGCCCGGCGAGGAGGGCAGTTGGGCCACGGTGGGGCTCGGCGAGACCTTGCTGGGCTCGGAGGCTTACGCTAGGGCTATAGAGACCTTTAACGGAGCCATCGATCTGTCTCCGCAGGACGACGAGCTGGTTCTTCGTTGTCTTAAGGGAATCGCCTGGGCTCAGGCGTTTCTGGGAGATAGACAGGGTTTCGATGCTACTGTGGCCAGGATAAGGTCTATGGATGGATCGGAGGCGGACTCTCTGGTAGAGGACACGGCTCAGGTCCTCTCGGATGTCGAGGTCGCTTCGGCTCAGACCAAGGAGGATCCGGCGGTTGAGGAGGAGTCCAAGGACGTCATAGATCGTCAGGCCGAGCTGGCTCAGGAGGCTGAGCCAAAGGAAAAGGCCTCTAAAAAGGCCGCCATCTGGGGGATAACCCTGGGAGTCTCCGCCGAGGAGGAGATAGCCAAGCTGGAGTCCGACGGTATAGTCTGCTATAGAGGAGACGGGGCCAACCAGTACGGTGTGGAGTTCTCCGTTTTCGAGTTCCCCGACAACCCTCTTCCTGGTTTCCTCATGAAAAACGGAGAGGCTGTCTTTGCCGTCGAGGAATATAAGGGGCTGGTCTACCGGGTGTCGGGATTGGTGACCTACGAAGATACCAGAGCTCCTCTTACCTGGATATACAGTCAGTTCGCCGGGATGGTGGATGCTCTGTCGGGAAAATACGGAGCCCCCGATATGGTCAGGAGGTATGGTATTTCCCTAGAGGCCGCCTGGCTGGTGGACGGATACACTGTATGGATGTTCGCCAGCGTGGGGCTGGACGGTTCCGGCAGTCTTCAGTTGAGCTATATAGACGGAGATGTACAGGCGGAGTTGTTGAAGGACATACAGGAGCAAGGCGAGAATCTGTGA
- a CDS encoding DUF4384 domain-containing protein → MSKSRFLVILGLICALCVVSFGVASADVRSKESGATRDIVLVEEDSEEGEDAEAKLQMEEMASEGDPLGLKLWSDRSEKGDVYDIGDKMTVFFKAEKDCYLTVLDFTPSGSIYKLFPNKWMTDGFVKAGQEIAIPAKGQKFSLKVGGPAGTDVIKAIATNQETKVIDEENEEIMGPFSSIKDAKAATRDILLVEEEEEVNSDKPLEWDAVALSIHTRGESDEKGGFGVAEKDGWVAKMWLDRDNFLTGEPMFLKFSSNMPCTVVKVVNDGVSGKHNDLLPEGTTLNVNPGSIVILPGKEHKFKLVPSTPVGLDTITAYLAGEDGTEMDLSLKVLIEE, encoded by the coding sequence ATGAGTAAGTCTAGGTTCTTGGTTATTTTAGGGTTGATATGTGCTCTGTGTGTGGTCTCCTTCGGGGTGGCCTCTGCGGACGTTCGCTCCAAAGAGTCGGGAGCTACGAGAGATATAGTCCTGGTAGAGGAGGATTCGGAGGAGGGAGAGGACGCCGAGGCTAAGCTCCAGATGGAGGAGATGGCGTCGGAAGGAGATCCTCTTGGCCTGAAGCTCTGGTCCGATCGGTCGGAGAAGGGCGATGTCTACGATATCGGCGACAAGATGACGGTCTTTTTCAAGGCGGAGAAGGACTGCTATCTGACCGTGTTGGATTTCACCCCCAGCGGAAGCATCTACAAGCTGTTCCCAAATAAGTGGATGACCGACGGTTTTGTCAAGGCGGGGCAGGAGATAGCGATACCGGCCAAGGGGCAGAAGTTTTCCCTCAAGGTGGGAGGTCCCGCCGGTACGGACGTCATCAAGGCCATAGCCACCAACCAGGAGACCAAGGTCATAGACGAGGAGAACGAGGAGATCATGGGACCCTTTTCCTCCATCAAGGATGCCAAGGCGGCCACCAGAGATATCCTTCTGGTAGAGGAGGAGGAAGAGGTCAATAGCGATAAACCCCTGGAATGGGATGCCGTCGCTTTGTCCATTCACACCAGAGGCGAGTCCGATGAAAAGGGAGGCTTCGGCGTCGCAGAGAAGGACGGATGGGTAGCCAAGATGTGGCTCGACAGGGATAATTTCCTCACGGGTGAGCCTATGTTCCTCAAGTTTTCTAGCAATATGCCCTGCACGGTGGTCAAGGTGGTCAACGATGGGGTTAGCGGCAAGCACAACGATCTGCTTCCCGAGGGAACGACTCTCAATGTAAATCCCGGAAGTATCGTCATTCTGCCGGGCAAGGAGCATAAGTTTAAACTGGTTCCCTCCACTCCCGTAGGGCTCGATACTATCACGGCCTACCTGGCAGGCGAAGACGGAACCGAGATGGACCTGTCCCTCAAGGTTCTGATAGAAGAGTAG
- a CDS encoding methyl-accepting chemotaxis protein, whose product MKGFRLSVGKKIGLTMVPILLIVVIAVAVPAWRLFSNAFVEQAEEQAVAGAMGLLNSMEAAGKRAMDGALALSYRPDLAEAIDGGKTEDIVRVVSPILAELNLDFATVTDAKGVVLARTHSPDRLGDSVSNQSNVASALGGKASWALERGSAIPFSARAGAPVFSGGKVVGVVSAGIRMDDMAFVDEAKRLFKVDVTIFLGDKRFMTTIVKDGKRVIGTSLDPKIADILLKEERSFTGPASILGIPYVTAYEPIKGGDGRVVGISFAGLSVAALNGVRNHILAVTAGIGIAALLLAMIAVALVVKRILRPLGPMTNLARAMAQGDLTFRSDVSQSDEFGDLASDMDHMVDELNGLLSIIDRSVGDLTSSAAALSEYSGEAGAAMDEAKGLVEDTSRSADENSDSLGQINGGIEEVAASATSVASAATEGAEAATTMGSTAEEAVAEVERVIEEIKTVTSASKEAMDTMKSLGRSVEDMAGFVATITAIADQTNLLALNAAIEAARAGDAGRGFAVVAEEVRKLAEESNQAAQQVGGLIEDLKEKSRESMEDSRRSAESLESTSERASVAQSRLDRTLQAVGMVNQAMQNVAAGAEEQAASAQEMEHSVEKVSQGTRGVAERMERILSTVEETFRASDGVSKESERLAYDAKSLEEMLSRFKLRKGETGLVPSEKDS is encoded by the coding sequence TTGAAGGGGTTTCGTTTGTCTGTAGGGAAAAAAATAGGCCTCACCATGGTGCCTATTCTGCTGATCGTGGTTATCGCCGTGGCTGTCCCGGCCTGGAGGCTTTTCTCGAACGCCTTCGTTGAGCAGGCGGAGGAGCAGGCGGTGGCCGGGGCCATGGGGCTTCTGAACTCCATGGAGGCCGCCGGAAAGAGGGCTATGGACGGGGCTCTCGCTCTGTCGTACAGACCGGATCTGGCCGAGGCCATAGACGGCGGGAAGACGGAGGATATCGTTCGGGTGGTCTCGCCTATCCTCGCGGAGCTGAATCTGGACTTCGCCACGGTGACCGATGCGAAGGGCGTAGTCTTGGCTAGGACCCATTCGCCCGACCGCCTCGGCGATTCGGTGTCGAACCAGTCCAACGTGGCCTCAGCTCTTGGTGGAAAGGCTTCCTGGGCGCTTGAGAGAGGTTCCGCGATTCCCTTCTCCGCCAGGGCGGGGGCTCCTGTTTTCAGCGGAGGAAAGGTCGTAGGCGTTGTGTCCGCCGGAATAAGGATGGACGATATGGCTTTCGTGGACGAGGCTAAGAGGTTGTTCAAGGTGGACGTCACCATATTTCTGGGAGACAAGAGATTCATGACCACCATAGTGAAGGACGGCAAAAGGGTGATCGGGACCTCTCTGGATCCGAAGATCGCCGATATCCTGCTTAAGGAGGAACGCTCCTTTACCGGTCCCGCCTCCATACTGGGCATACCTTACGTTACGGCCTACGAGCCCATAAAAGGCGGCGACGGCCGGGTCGTAGGGATATCCTTCGCCGGTCTCTCCGTAGCGGCCTTGAACGGCGTTAGAAATCATATTCTTGCCGTTACCGCCGGAATAGGCATCGCCGCACTGCTTCTCGCCATGATTGCGGTGGCCTTGGTGGTCAAGAGGATACTTCGTCCTCTCGGGCCCATGACGAATCTGGCTCGAGCGATGGCCCAGGGCGATCTGACCTTTCGTTCCGACGTATCCCAGAGCGACGAGTTCGGCGATCTGGCCTCCGATATGGACCATATGGTGGACGAGCTGAACGGCCTGCTGTCGATAATAGACCGTTCCGTCGGCGATCTCACTTCATCGGCGGCTGCCCTGAGCGAGTACTCCGGCGAGGCCGGGGCCGCCATGGACGAGGCCAAGGGGCTGGTAGAGGACACGTCCCGATCGGCGGACGAGAACTCCGATTCCCTCGGGCAGATCAACGGGGGTATCGAGGAGGTGGCTGCCAGCGCTACCTCGGTGGCTTCCGCCGCCACCGAGGGCGCCGAGGCCGCCACCACCATGGGGTCCACCGCCGAGGAGGCAGTGGCGGAGGTAGAGAGGGTTATCGAGGAGATAAAGACCGTTACGTCCGCTTCCAAGGAGGCCATGGATACCATGAAGAGTCTGGGCCGTTCGGTGGAGGATATGGCCGGTTTCGTCGCCACAATAACGGCTATAGCCGACCAGACGAACCTTCTGGCTCTCAACGCCGCCATAGAGGCCGCCAGAGCGGGAGATGCCGGTCGAGGCTTCGCGGTAGTGGCGGAGGAGGTCCGAAAGCTGGCGGAGGAGAGCAACCAGGCGGCGCAGCAGGTCGGCGGTCTTATAGAGGATCTGAAGGAAAAATCCCGAGAGTCCATGGAGGATAGTCGCCGTTCCGCCGAATCTCTGGAGTCCACGTCCGAGAGGGCCTCGGTGGCCCAGTCTCGTCTGGATCGAACCCTCCAGGCGGTGGGAATGGTAAACCAGGCCATGCAGAACGTGGCGGCCGGAGCGGAGGAGCAGGCCGCGTCCGCCCAGGAGATGGAGCACTCGGTGGAGAAGGTCTCTCAGGGAACCAGGGGTGTGGCCGAGCGGATGGAGCGCATCCTCTCTACGGTGGAGGAGACCTTCAGGGCTTCCGACGGGGTCTCCAAGGAGTCGGAACGATTGGCCTACGACGCCAAGAGTTTGGAGGAGATGTTGAGTCGTTTCAAGCTGAGGAAGGGTGAAACGGGGCTTGTCCCGTCGGAGAAGGACAGCTAG